The Astyanax mexicanus isolate ESR-SI-001 chromosome 18, AstMex3_surface, whole genome shotgun sequence DNA window CAGCAAAATGCTAATCACAGTGTCTGTTTATTCACTTCTTAATTCAAACAAAGATTAAACAAAGTTTTCTAGACACTAAATCAGAACTTCTACTTTTTTCTTTAACCATTCGCACAACTCAAACACGCGTCTTAAACTAAAACTTACTTAAATTAACACTTATCAAAATCTAAATCCTCCTATGTTCTGACAACGTCAGTCTGAAATCTCAATGAGAATAAAACAATGGAGACCTGGAGTAATTCAGGAACCTAAAACAGCAAATATCCTCAAGAagttacaaataaacaaactgtaACTATAACTTAAACTCACAGACCAGAAAAATAAAAGCagatataaaaacaaaacaaaaaaaatcacatacacTTACTAAACCTTCTTAAACTGTAACTAACTAATCCCACTGTTACTAACAGCTCTACTGTCCCAGAGAGCTGGAGAAGTCACTCCCAAAGTGCTGGTTCAGCTTCTTCAACGGGATGCGGATATGGATGCCCAGCAGGAAGTACTGCTGCATGTCTGGCATCCACATAAAGTTGGTCCAGACCCGACCCTCCCCGTCCATGTACAGCAGCGCGGACTGCTCAGGGTCGCTAGCGCGCATCACGAAGTTGACAGCTGAAGAGACGCACCAGAATGGCCTCTGATCCTCGTCCAGCATAGTCAGGGTCATCATACAGCAGTTCTGCAGAGCACATTTACGTTAGaaagaaaattggaatattatttaagaccaattggtacttttggcagtgtgggcagtgtgccaaatcctgctggaaaactaaatcaacaccagcagatgacatgtctctccaaaccatcactgatcatcagtaaattttacatttcatttggaaatcaagggagcagagtctggaggaagagtggagagacacacagtccaaactgctcgaggtctagtgtgaagtttccaccaatcagtgatggtttggagagacatgtctgtcatctgctggtgttgatccactgtgttttattatcaagtataaagtcagtacagttttgtttttccacagaatcttacagcactttaggcttccctctgctgataacatttatagagatgtggatttcattttccagcagaatttggcacactgcccacactgccaaaagtttcaattagttttattatatatatatataaataattgaaCATTGCTTTACCTTGATGTCGCCCTGCAGTCCCTCTGCCTTCCAGGGAAAACTGATCAGTCCAGAAACAGGAGTATGATCAGTCCTCAGCTTGAAGTACACAAATCCCTTGTGGATTTGATCTATCCAGGACACATATAAGACCATAGATTATAAAGTATTgggatttcatttcatttcccaAAACCAAGAGcatttaaaacaagtttattctgcttttcttGGATTAAACCTCTCTACTCTACAGGGAAGACTTTCTGCCTCGTTTAGAACAAATCCATATAGCAGGTAAGAGAGGTGGCAAGAACCACGGTCTGGATCAAAGTAGCCAAATTTGGTCTAACAGAAAGAGGAGgttttggtctggcccaacatcaTCAGTTtcgcagcagtatgggtacaacagtttatgctggtgattctgtatctactgtaactgtagatttacccTTATTTATTATGGCGTCACATTAAtctcaaaagtcgagggcgcaataataccaggtaaaaaaaataccagcgtgttttaacattttgcgtgtgtaaatgaacttctcgtgagcagaaatgtgaaactagcgagcaaaaaaaaaagggaattgtgagcgcgctgaagaaaatgttgctctcaagcttctttttcctcctctctggagttttttgcgctcgagttttgaaaagggtggttttgacagtttgggggcggagtcagggtcggccctcagcgaacgctattggctgatatctccagggtttgggacggaccgcctacctccatgaGCCAGAGGAGGGCAGGGAAAGGAGGACAGCAGGACTGTTAGCTatctggctatgctaacatccaaacaacccactACGTGACGCCATAATTTATAACAGAAAcaaaaggaatctgaggggaatctgttCTATACTCATTCTGCTGTGTGGCAAAACTGCACTCAAAGGGAATCAGATTCTTGTAGGgaggcagaattcggcacaacacccaaaaaaaaaaaaaatcaactttgaAGGCCGAATTGACAACATTTACAAACCAATTAGTGTGAAGaatagggagactccgcccacatgggTGATAATGACAAGATGAATCAAAGGTACTTAGTGTGTAACTCAgtaactaaactgcagtgtgaaaccaaaactaaccagactaaatCAACACTTAACAGCgtaacaaacacataaaccttGGTACGGACTTTATGGTCTTAAAATGCAAACTTTACTGACTGTGAAAACTGGGAAATTTTAGTAACATTATGTATAaactttacttcaaaatatctatTTCAGAATCATGCTGATGATCCACTGACTCCAGTAGGCAGAGAATGAAATCTCTGTTTCCTACTCCAGGTCAAAAAGCTGTTCATGAGAGAGCGCTCAAAATCTGATTTGTATTCACAGCAGTGGAGTCAAAGTCCATTGCACTACCCACCTATAGGGGGAGCTCAGGAGCAAAAATCATAACATACTttataatatatacacaatataaaaattattatCTAAACCCTTGATACATTTGTAAGTTTATTCCTCACAAAAAGAGCAAAGAGCAGTCTATAATTTTTATTGTAGGTTTATTTTAGCAGAAAGAGACACAAAATATCATCAAACAAAAAACTTAATTGGAAAGCTAAGCTATCTGATATGCTAGTTTAAATTTTTATGTGCAAGTTCTCtgctggtggaatgggcactaatgttTAAGCTAGGTAGCTAGGTAGTGTCGATTTGTGTTGTCTtgtcagtaagcttagattgtcTAATACACTAGATATGAACAGAAttagcataaaaaaacacatgaaaacattaaaaactgtaTGTGTAAATGCTCAGTAGAACTTGACAAAACATGACAGCAAAgagaagctaagctaagctatgctatagATCTGATGTTTTTTGAAAATCTAAGAAGTCAGAACAAATGAATTTCCCctgtggggattaataaagtatctatctatcaatcattTTATCTATACTGATATTTATTAACACCCATTTTATGGACTTTGTCGAGGTACCTGTTATTTTATCTAAATAAGAAGTATAATTTTAGCCATCTCTCACAATTTCTCATTAGCAAAACCAGAAATTACATCACAAATATGGCAgcacaacaaaaaaagtaaagGGACTAAAACCCTAGAATACCTGTCATACAGTGCACTGATGAGTAGCGCCGCCGCATGATGCGCCTGACTGAATTGTGCAGAATGATCAACACTGTGTATCCACGAAGACCACAGCCGGGGTCCCTTTGACCACTGTACAACTGACTGACTTCTGGTGGTCTGTAgggactaaaaaaaaagtgtgcaagGGACACAGCAAGGAAGGAGGGGATTATAGTCATTAGGATTAATACAGAATAAAGCGTACCAGCACAGAGATCCAAGGAGGCTCCTCTCCACCAGTCTGTGGAAGTGCAGGTTGGCCATGACAAAGGCAATTGCCCACGTTCCCTACaaacattaacacattattaaaaacattatgaaataatgcaaaatattttaatttactcGAAACATGCAAGACTTGTGCATTTATAGTTACCGGCATTTTCATTTACAGCTTGCTAAGAGACGAGAGGTGGACAAGAACAGCGTTTTTCATGAGAGTTTAAAATGCATGTTTCCCTATTTAAGTGCATTAATTAACTGTAAATTCAACAAAGTGTGTTTATCGCACTATATAGGGTGGAATGAACTAGATTGGGCACAATCTAATTAAACACAAATCcaattagctaaaaaaaaaaaaaaaagtctctcccaactctggttcttgaaccctTCTGCTCAATTAATCGTATTTTTAGTGCTGTTGTAACATACGTTTATAGTAACAACACTTTGTTAGAGCTTCAATAATACTTTGAATAACAGAAAACCCAAAACAGTTGATGCATGAGGCTCATGTAGAGCAGAGCAAGGCAGAGCGtggtagagggagagagaatgaggtagagtgtggtagaatgagcAAAAGTGTGGTAGAATTGGGCAAATGTGTGTCAAAAataggcagagtgaggtagagtgggtcAGAGAAAGGCAGAGTGACATGGAGGAAGGCAGAGCAAGGAAAAGCGTGGTAGAATAAGCAAGAGTGTGGCAAAAGAGGCAGAGAGATGTAGGGTggggtagaatgaggcagagagaTGTAGAGTGGGGCAGAACGAGCAAGTATATGGCAGAATTGGGCAAATGTGTGgcaaaaagaggcagagagatGTGGAGTGGGGCagaaaaaaagcagagaaaagaggcagagagaaaaaaagtctctCCCAACCCTGGTTCTTGAACCCTTCTGCTCAATTAATCGTATTTTTAGTGCTGTTGTAACATACGTTTATAGTAACAACACTTTGTTAGAACTTCAATAATACTTTGAATAACAGAAAACTCAACCAGTTGATGCATGAGGCTCATGTAGAGCAGAGCAAGGCAGAGCGtggtagagggagagagaatgaggtagagtgtggtagaaaaagtgtggcaaaaaaaaagcagagggaggtagagtgggGCAGAACGAGCAAAAGTGTGGTAGAATTGGGCAAATGTGTGGCACAaacaggcagagtgaggtagagtgggtcagagaaagacagagcaagaTGGAGGGAGGCAGTGCGAGAtaagagtgaggcagagggaggtagagagcgAGGAAAAGTGTGGTAGAATGAGAAAATGTGTGGCAAAAAGAGGCAGAGAGGTAGAGTAGGGCAGAAAAaagcagagggaggtagagtgtggaAGAACGAGCAAAAGTGTGGTAGAATTGGGCAAATGTGTGGCAAAAataggcagagtgaggtagagtgggtcAGAGAAAGGCAGAGCGAGgtggagggaggcagagagaggaaAAGTGTGGTAGAATGTGCAAGAGTGTGgcaaaaagaggcagagagaggtagagcggGGCAGAATGAGGCAGAGAGATGTAGAGTGGGGCAGAACGAGCAAATATGTGGCAGAATTAGTCAAATGTGTGgcaaaaagaggcagagagaggtagagtgaggctggGAAATTATGTggtacttaaaaaaacataaaaaaaaaacagcagcaattTAAAACTAACTTGCATAACTGCCTctgtaaaaagctgtttttatacCCAGAGTCTCTCagaaaaaatatcagaatatAATTGTTAAGCAATTTCAGGATACCAATCACTGTGTGAACACAGTTCTCTGATAAAATCACAAATGTCAGTTAAAACTGCATGTCCTCTCATGGCCAAATCATTCTACCATAAAACAATCTACCATCTTCCACTGAAAATACACTGATTCCACTTATCCTTTAGGAAAGAATAAAAATTCACAACAAttaaatttcttttttgtttataattttttttttctattttttccattttctccccaatttagcacagccaattacccccCTACCcaccccatcactagtgatgcaccaacacaccaggagggtgaagactaacacatgcttcctccgatacatgtgaagccagacaccacttcttttcgagctgctgctgatgcagaattaccgagcagcatcacagcgcgctcggaggaaagtgcagcgactcggttctgatacatcagctcacagtcgccctgtgctgtggacatcaccctaggagtgatgtggggtgaaaacgccatctacccatccagagggtgcagggccaattttgctccctctgagcgccggcagcttgatggcaaagctgcatgagcgggggtttgaacctgcgacagAACATAGTGTTGTGGCACACTTCTGAAAAAACTTACACCAACATTCAAGTCTctgtaaaataaaccaaaataaagaaatattgtcAATTCAGCACCAACACTGATACCAGTCCTGGAAAAACAGCATACCCTCCAGATTCCCACCGTGATCCCGTCATCAAATTGCAACAGCTTCACCAGCTTGTCCGTAGCGATGATCCTCCACCTCGTCTGGCCGCACATCGTTTTGCTGATCAGAGAGCGCCACTGTGGCCTGATGATAAAAGCATCAAatatataactaactaactaactaactaactaactaactaaataatcaTCTATTACTGGCTTATAAATGAGTCATATAGGTAGTACTATCTCACTGTTCTCTCTGTGGACATGTTTCCGTGCCTGTTTGGATGTGAAAAATGTTGTGCAAAATACTGTAAATTGCATTATCATCAACTGGTATCACTAGCAGTGCTAGCAATGCTAACTTGATACGGTACCACTTGGAAACAGCCTTACTTGTCTGTAGTAGCGCCCATAAATGGTTGAATCACCCCGTGGAGCTGCAGGGTGGACACTTGTCGGATATGAGGCCAGAGGCCGTGGGACCAGCACACAGTGACGGACGAGTCTGAGAAGAAGGTATGGCTGTGTTTGAAGATGACCTCCTGGCCTCCCTTCACAGCCAGGGTAATCTCCCACGTCACACGCAGACTCCTAGCACACATACAGCAGATTTACAGCTGTATATTAACAGCTGTAAAACAGGCCAATTCTAAAAAACCCAAAACTTTTACATCACAGTCAGAGGTCAAGAAATATGGACACTTTAGGTATAATCCTTATGCTACTTAAGCTTTACAAACAATGggacagattttttaaaatgtttttaaatgtccagatgtttgtggacacccttacTAAATAATGCATGAAGCTTACAAATTTACATGCtcacactgctgacacagatgtgtaaatgcacatacACAGCTTGCCTAGTCCCGGCAGAGAAGTAATACCAATAAAAcattaggactctctggagcagataaacaaaacaTGAACCTATTAGCACAATGCCTAATGcgttccagtacttttgtccatatacaacagcatgccaaaagtcatgggacagcagtatgtaagctAATCATGAAACAAGAGGAGTCTGACCCGAGGATCTGCTTGACCTGAGCTGGCATGCCCGTGTATGGGTTAATGTGTCTCAGCTCCCTCTTCCAGAGGTTATCGTTAGGGCATCCCATCTCTCGGAGCACCAGCCTCTTCCAGAAGCCCAGAGGGATGTCCTGCGTGCCGGTCGTGTCTTCCGGCCGAAAGCCCAGCCTGGGTCTCCATTTCTTTCTGTCGACCTCGTTAATGTATAACTCATACCAGATACCTCTGCAGGAACAGACAAAATAATTTATACTGGTTTTGAGGGAGACATAGGATAAAAAACGAGAGGATAAATGACAGGTTAATTTGAACTTTTTACTCATATAAATGaaacttaaaaaaaggttttcacTATCAATTTTCACAAACTGTATCAATTTACCATCTCTCTACAAATGAGCTGTGTTTCAGCCTTTGGACAAATGTttggttttaattagttttagttGCGGCCAAAGATTTTCCTTTTAGTGCATCCCTCAAttcaatttgattatttttacTGAAGAATTGTCAAAAATGATCACAATCTTGTCACATTTTATAGGGATTTTGAATAACTGTGAAAAAAGAGAAATTTATACACAAATGTAACtgaagaaacatttttttaatcccaaaattttgtttcagttttaagTATTTTGTCCATTCAGATTTCTTACCTTTATGGATTACATTTTTGCCTTAAGTACTATTATTTTTGCTCAACTTCAACATTGCCATCATGTGCTCTTGTATTTAAATATTAGCTGCAAACTTTTGACAAACAGTATAAGTTAAGGTTTGCTCTTTCATTGCTCAATATGGTGATATATAATCTCAAAATATTTTAGTGACATAACActatcaaaaaataataatattctttaGTATTTCTAGAACAATAACACACTGTACAAAATTATCGTGAAAGGCCTATTATCTGCAATGCAGAAATCATGGAGCCCTACTCTTTATTTAGTAATGAAAACTagacaatttttattttaatgcttttaattgattattttttgccagaataagtaaaaaaaaaaaaaaataataatattattatgttcTTACCAATTCATATATTTCAACTCTATATTCTAATTCTATTCAATATTTCTGCATTTGAATACACAAAGCTTAACACAAAGCTGAATTTCATCAATTTAACACAATTATAACGTGTCTAACCTGAAAACACACATACTTATCATTTGCCAGCTTGTAAAACAGCTTGCTAACGAAGCCGACACAGAACAGAGAATCCGCGTCCAAATAGGAAAGAATCTTCAGAATGAGCTCAGGTGGCAGTCTGCAGAGGGATCATAAACATAGTAAGCCCTCTTTTTATAGCAAATAAGAAGAACATAGTTGTTAACAGtgcaggataaaaaaaataaataaaaaaaactcaaccaacagcaaacaaagaaaagcagatgcaggtgtttaaaaactcctgctggagtttttaaacaccgtgtttaatcactcactgtcctccactccattacacactcctacctacagctgctccaccttgtagataaagtaaagtcagagagagaAGCTGCTGCACAatttacagtgttggtcatcctctagtctttCATCAGTGGCTCAGaaagcagtgacactgaggcgtttaaaaactccagcagcactgctttgtCTGATCCACAACACACTAACTAACATACCACCGTCACGCCAGtgtcactacagtgctgagaatgactcaccacccaaataatagctgctctgcaGTGGGCCAATGAAGACCAGGGTGAAAAAGGGATCATAAtgaagtatgcaaagaaacagatacagaactacaaaaGTGTCCAATATGATCAGTAGAGCTGAAAAAACAATAGATAATGAGTATAGAAACATGGAGGTGGTCATATGATCAGTGAATATGATTGATGCGGTCACTAGGGGAGGATCTGAAACACTGGCACTCTATATGAAATGTATATGATGCAGAAAGAAGTCACTTGCCTGTCAAAATAATTTTCAGAACTGTGGGAGGCAGAGGATGTGGAGGTGCCGGGCGATGTGGCGGTAGGGGGCAGTGGTAGCTGGGGTGGGCGTGTCAGGAATGGTGGGCGTGGCAGAAGGGGTGGGTTTGGCAGAACGGGTGGGCGTGGCAGAACTGGTTGGGTGCTCTCACTGCtctcagctctgaaaaaagatgTGGGATAAATGAgaacatatatttatacacatacatacatacagactgctcttttactttttttactttactttcacttcagatacgctgtagcagcaacagcaaacgcgcttttcagcgcgctttttcggacaaggttgggcgattctcacttgagcggggcgtggcaaaccccctctttcacactttctctgtttgcggacctcgggggcgttactcacggctttaaaagacagtctggtggcgcggatttcctatatcgcccgcagctgtgcgcaatctagaatcctatttcgtcactcacactcgccgaggcgtcagccgaaggTGTCAGCTGTTGTGTAAAGACCCTCTCTCgtgaagaccaacgcgggtaaagacctgcgagtctacctgcgcgagtccaccgagcaaggacactgacaaggcagcccgtcctactgcctcctaaaatgtgctcccaacacatctcagttatttccggcacgcacagaaggcgtaaaaacacaaacaggcgccaggatcatactaacctgcgtccactaaaacaacccccgcccactactacctcattctctgttgggctatggaactgccagtcggctgttaataaagcagactttatcgcctcttatgcgaatcatcagtcattacaactgctggcactgactgaaacttggatcaaacctgaaaatactgctactccggcggctctttccaattattattccttctcccacacttctcgtctctctggacgaggaggtggaacgggcctattaatcgctaatggcttaaaacatactccactattaccggcaaacacattcaatacatttgagtatcatgccacactgcttaatactccagcaaaacttgccattattgttctctaccgtcctcctggacaaatgggcgaattcacgcatgaacttgacatgctactgtcttctatccctgagcaagattgtcccatgctcattctaggggatatgaacatccaccatgacagtaccagcttcacagacttcctatccctcatgcagtctttcgaactggagcaggtccccagccctccaacacataaagctggcaaacatctagacctgatcttcactcgtaactgtgacaccgactctctaactgtcactcctttgcacgtctcagatcactactttatgaaactcaatgttcatatttcaaataaacccacagctactcctactatggtctcgttccgccgaaatcctgagatctctcagcagaccagtactcctcgctggtgactgacaatatgcctccaccaggctcattttcatcactcaatgtaaatgatgccactgacactctctgctccacactaagctcctgtttggacaacctctgtcctcttacatcgagccattagctcaaacaaaccgcagccatggctttaaatgacacactcagggaactacgctccaaactccgagctgcc harbors:
- the zgc:161973 gene encoding F-box only protein 15, with protein sequence MAAGRAQFFRSLLQGLELARPGLGGDREKKQSRPAGAGAGRKAGAAHLSHRAESSESTQPVLPRPPVLPNPPLLPRPPFLTRPPQLPLPPTATSPGTSTSSASHSSENYFDRLPPELILKILSYLDADSLFCVGFVSKLFYKLANDKGIWYELYINEVDRKKWRPRLGFRPEDTTGTQDIPLGFWKRLVLREMGCPNDNLWKRELRHINPYTGMPAQVKQILGSLRVTWEITLAVKGGQEVIFKHSHTFFSDSSVTVCWSHGLWPHIRQVSTLQLHGVIQPFMGATTDKPQWRSLISKTMCGQTRWRIIATDKLVKLLQFDDGITVGIWRGTWAIAFVMANLHFHRLVERSLLGSLCCPYRPPEVSQLYSGQRDPGCGLRGYTVLIILHNSVRRIMRRRYSSVHCMTDQIHKGFVYFKLRTDHTPVSGLISFPWKAEGLQGDIKNCCMMTLTMLDEDQRPFWCVSSAVNFVMRASDPEQSALLYMDGEGRVWTNFMWMPDMQQYFLLGIHIRIPLKKLNQHFGSDFSSSLGQ